From a region of the Nitrospira sp. genome:
- a CDS encoding aspartate kinase, with amino-acid sequence MALIVQKYGGTSVGTIERIHRVADRVAQTQRDGNRVVVVLSAMSGETDRLIKLAHAVTAAPDERELDMLLSTGERVTIALLAMELRGRDINARSFTGRQVGIITDSAHTKARIARVTADRIREALEQGVIPIVAGFQGINERSDVTTLGRGGSDLSAVALAAALKADRCIIFTDVDGVYTADPNIVPAARRIERIAYEEMLEMASLGAKVLQTRSVEFAAKFNVPVEVNSSFKAGKGTLVTKEDVDMEAAAIAGVTGDRNQAKITIIGVPDKPGIAARIFGPVAEAHINVDMIIQNISQAAMTDLSFTVPRADLKNAVPIIQAVAKDIEAKSVSVTETIAKVSLIGVGMRSHSGVAAKMFEVLSREGINIMMISTSEIKISCVIDEKYLELAMRSLHSAFDLDAA; translated from the coding sequence GTGGCGCTGATCGTCCAAAAATACGGCGGGACTTCGGTCGGGACGATTGAGCGAATCCATCGTGTCGCCGACCGCGTGGCTCAGACACAGCGGGATGGAAATCGAGTCGTGGTCGTGCTCTCCGCGATGAGCGGTGAGACAGATCGACTCATCAAGCTGGCACACGCGGTGACGGCCGCTCCCGATGAACGCGAATTGGACATGCTGCTTTCAACGGGAGAACGAGTCACCATCGCACTGTTGGCGATGGAATTACGAGGACGAGACATCAATGCCCGGTCCTTTACCGGTCGGCAGGTCGGGATCATTACCGATAGCGCACATACGAAGGCGCGGATCGCGCGCGTGACGGCAGATCGCATCCGTGAGGCTCTGGAACAAGGGGTGATCCCCATTGTGGCTGGATTCCAGGGGATCAATGAGCGCTCGGATGTCACGACGCTCGGACGTGGGGGTTCTGATCTCTCAGCGGTCGCATTGGCAGCGGCTCTGAAAGCCGACCGGTGTATTATCTTTACCGATGTGGATGGCGTCTACACGGCGGATCCCAACATCGTCCCTGCGGCGAGACGGATCGAGAGGATCGCCTACGAAGAAATGCTGGAAATGGCCAGTCTCGGGGCAAAAGTTCTCCAAACGAGATCGGTCGAGTTCGCGGCCAAATTCAATGTCCCGGTCGAGGTGAATTCCAGCTTCAAAGCAGGAAAGGGAACGCTCGTGACGAAGGAAGATGTGGACATGGAAGCGGCAGCTATCGCCGGTGTCACCGGAGATCGCAATCAGGCGAAGATTACGATCATTGGAGTACCGGACAAACCGGGGATTGCCGCCAGGATTTTTGGACCTGTCGCGGAGGCCCACATCAATGTCGATATGATCATTCAGAACATCAGCCAGGCAGCCATGACGGACCTCTCCTTTACCGTCCCGCGTGCCGATCTGAAGAACGCTGTGCCGATCATTCAGGCAGTGGCGAAGGACATTGAGGCCAAGTCAGTATCGGTGACCGAAACAATCGCCAAAGTCTCGCTCATCGGAGTGGGGATGCGGTCCCACTCGGGGGTTGCGGCCAAGATGTTCGAGGTCCTCTCTCGAGAAGGGATCAACATTATGATGATCAGCACCTCTGAGATCAAAATTTCTTGTGTCATCGATGAAAAGTATCTCGAATTGGCTATGCGATCTCTCCACTCGGCATTCGATCTCGATGCGGCATAG
- a CDS encoding citramalate synthase: MARKTSQPRFPRASREHQPIFEQKPAADHTALLEIYDTTLRDGAQAEDVSFSADDKVRIAQKLDDLGVHFIEGGWPGANPKDIEFFRIIKTIPLKHADVIAFGSTRKASNTARKDPNLQALLAAETKTITLFGKTWSLHVTDALGISLTTNLELIADSIAYLRGKGRRVFYDAEHFFDGYKTNPEYALTTLRKAVEAGAERVILCDTNGGSMPWEIREICRVVQRECRVPLGIHAHNDCEMAVANSLVAIETGIVQVQGTINGIGERCGNANLCSIIPNLELKMKHPVLTDRLSHLKDVAGFVTEIANLMPNKHQPYVGDAAFAHKGGVHIHAVLKNSATYEHVDPVRVGNRQRMLISDYGGRSGLLDKIETYGIKLSKNHAKVDELIHTLKDRENQGYQFEGAEGSFELLMRKAMGSHRPSFQLLGFRVIVEKKQEDGTPLSEATVMVKVGEVVEHTAAIGAGPVNALDHALRKALEKFYPQLREVKLLDYKVRVLAANRGTESKVRVLIESGDHKDKWGTVGVSENIIEATWQALADSIEYKLLAKD, from the coding sequence ATGGCTCGAAAAACATCTCAGCCTCGCTTCCCCCGAGCTTCTCGTGAGCACCAGCCGATTTTTGAGCAAAAACCGGCTGCGGATCACACAGCATTACTGGAAATCTATGACACCACCTTGCGCGACGGAGCCCAGGCGGAGGACGTCAGTTTCTCAGCCGACGACAAGGTCCGCATTGCGCAAAAATTGGATGATCTGGGCGTTCATTTTATCGAGGGTGGCTGGCCCGGGGCGAATCCAAAAGACATTGAGTTTTTCAGAATCATCAAGACCATTCCGCTCAAGCACGCGGACGTCATCGCGTTCGGATCGACCAGGAAAGCCAGCAATACCGCTCGAAAAGATCCCAACCTCCAGGCGTTGCTTGCCGCCGAGACAAAAACGATCACGCTCTTTGGGAAAACCTGGTCGCTGCACGTGACCGATGCGCTCGGAATCTCGCTGACAACGAACTTAGAATTGATCGCAGATTCCATTGCGTACTTGCGCGGGAAGGGGCGCCGGGTGTTCTATGATGCAGAGCATTTCTTCGATGGATACAAGACCAACCCCGAGTATGCGCTCACCACCCTCAGAAAAGCGGTGGAGGCCGGGGCAGAACGGGTGATTCTCTGCGATACCAACGGTGGATCGATGCCGTGGGAAATCCGAGAGATCTGCCGTGTGGTTCAACGCGAATGTCGGGTCCCGCTCGGGATTCACGCGCATAACGACTGCGAAATGGCGGTGGCGAACTCGCTCGTCGCGATCGAGACCGGTATCGTGCAGGTACAGGGAACGATCAATGGGATTGGGGAACGGTGCGGGAATGCAAATCTCTGTTCGATTATTCCCAATTTAGAGTTGAAGATGAAACATCCTGTCCTGACCGATCGATTGAGCCATCTGAAGGATGTTGCAGGTTTCGTCACCGAGATCGCGAATCTGATGCCGAACAAACATCAACCCTATGTCGGTGATGCCGCGTTTGCACATAAAGGCGGAGTGCACATTCATGCCGTGCTCAAGAATTCGGCCACCTATGAACATGTCGATCCGGTCCGAGTCGGTAATCGGCAGCGGATGCTCATTTCTGACTACGGAGGACGGAGCGGTCTGCTCGACAAAATCGAAACTTACGGCATCAAGCTTTCAAAGAACCACGCCAAAGTCGATGAACTGATCCATACGTTGAAGGATCGAGAGAACCAAGGCTATCAATTCGAAGGCGCTGAAGGATCGTTTGAGCTGTTGATGCGGAAGGCGATGGGGAGCCACAGACCTTCGTTTCAATTGCTTGGGTTTCGCGTCATCGTCGAGAAGAAGCAGGAAGATGGAACGCCCCTTTCCGAGGCGACAGTGATGGTTAAGGTCGGTGAAGTGGTTGAACATACGGCAGCCATCGGTGCTGGACCGGTAAACGCCCTCGACCATGCATTACGCAAGGCGTTGGAAAAATTCTACCCGCAACTTCGAGAGGTGAAACTTCTCGACTACAAGGTACGTGTGTTGGCGGCCAATAGAGGGACTGAGTCAAAGGTACGCGTATTGATCGAATCCGGAGACCACAAAGATAAATGGGGGACGGTTGGGGTCTCGGAGAACATCATCGAAGCCACCTGGCAGGCTCTGGCGGATAGCATCGAGTACAAACTTCTTGCCAAGGACTAG
- a CDS encoding homoserine dehydrogenase, whose protein sequence is MTSRIGVGIVGFGTVGTGVARILLNNASLITRRVGVPVELVRVADLDIVKDRGVSLGSGLLTTDVRQVLSDPNIDIVIELIGGYDTAKRVILDAIAAGKHVATANKALLALHGEEIFAAATRKNVEVGFEASVGGGIPIVRALTEGLAGNRIESIYGIINGTSNYILSKMTHEGHSFKEILQDAQRAGYAEADPTFDVAGIDSAHKLAILVSLAYGTPVNFKDIYTEGITNLTPTDIAYAKQFGYTIKLLGIAKFVDGEIEARVHPTMLPSNSPIAQVEDVYNAIQLVGDAVGDVVLYGRGAGSMPTGSAVVSDVIAIGRNLLKGAVGRVPVASFQQDQRRPLRLKSMEEISSLYYLRFTVVDRPGVLAQIAGELGRCGISISSMMQQGRREGQTVPVVIKTHTAKERDVQTALREINRKAFVSEPTTLIRVEGKDE, encoded by the coding sequence ATGACGTCGCGCATCGGAGTCGGGATTGTGGGGTTCGGCACGGTTGGTACCGGTGTTGCCAGGATCCTCTTAAACAATGCGTCACTCATCACTCGTCGCGTCGGTGTGCCTGTGGAACTTGTTCGCGTGGCGGATCTGGATATTGTGAAGGATCGCGGAGTGTCATTGGGCTCCGGTCTATTGACCACCGATGTCAGGCAAGTCCTCTCTGACCCCAATATCGATATCGTGATCGAACTCATCGGCGGATACGATACGGCCAAGCGGGTCATCCTGGATGCGATTGCCGCCGGGAAGCATGTGGCCACGGCGAACAAAGCGCTCTTAGCCCTTCACGGCGAGGAAATTTTTGCGGCCGCCACACGCAAGAATGTGGAGGTGGGGTTTGAAGCCAGCGTCGGCGGCGGTATTCCTATCGTTCGGGCGTTGACGGAGGGGCTCGCCGGCAATAGGATCGAATCCATCTACGGCATCATCAATGGAACCTCCAACTATATTTTGTCGAAAATGACCCATGAAGGGCACAGTTTCAAGGAGATCCTTCAAGATGCCCAACGAGCCGGTTATGCCGAGGCCGACCCGACGTTTGATGTCGCCGGGATCGATTCGGCGCACAAGCTCGCCATTCTCGTCAGTCTCGCCTATGGAACACCGGTCAACTTTAAGGACATTTATACGGAAGGGATTACGAACCTCACGCCGACCGATATCGCGTACGCCAAACAGTTCGGGTATACGATCAAATTGCTGGGGATCGCGAAATTCGTGGACGGAGAAATTGAGGCTCGGGTTCATCCCACGATGCTCCCTTCCAACTCGCCCATCGCTCAAGTTGAAGACGTGTACAATGCAATCCAACTGGTCGGTGATGCCGTCGGTGATGTCGTACTGTATGGACGAGGTGCTGGATCCATGCCGACCGGGAGCGCCGTCGTGAGTGACGTGATCGCAATCGGGCGGAATCTGCTCAAAGGTGCCGTTGGTCGAGTGCCGGTCGCGTCGTTCCAGCAGGATCAACGGCGACCCCTTCGGCTGAAATCGATGGAAGAGATCAGTTCGCTCTATTACCTGCGGTTTACCGTTGTGGACCGACCCGGCGTATTGGCACAGATCGCCGGTGAGTTGGGGCGTTGTGGGATCAGTATATCCTCGATGATGCAACAGGGACGCCGTGAAGGGCAAACGGTGCCGGTTGTCATCAAGACGCATACCGCAAAGGAGCGTGATGTGCAAACCGCGCTCCGTGAAATCAACCGAAAGGCGTTCGTCTCCGAACCGACGACGCTCATTCGTGTCGAAGGCAAGGACGAGTGA
- a CDS encoding integration host factor subunit alpha, with translation MRKADIADEIFKQVGISKNEAADIVEFVLNLLKSVLQKGESVKIAGFGNFVVRSKGARKGRNPRTGEEIGITPRRVVTFRPSQVFKKYVNS, from the coding sequence ATGAGAAAGGCGGATATCGCTGACGAAATTTTCAAGCAGGTCGGCATTTCGAAGAATGAAGCGGCTGATATTGTGGAGTTTGTGCTGAATCTGCTCAAGTCTGTCCTGCAGAAGGGAGAATCGGTCAAAATTGCCGGGTTTGGAAATTTTGTTGTGCGGAGCAAGGGTGCCCGTAAGGGACGAAACCCGAGGACTGGAGAAGAAATCGGGATTACCCCTCGTCGCGTCGTGACATTTCGGCCAAGCCAAGTGTTCAAGAAATACGTCAATTCATAG
- a CDS encoding phosphoglycerate mutase, translated as MKYVIVHAGGMADRPYSELGGRTPLQAAATPYLDQLAQSGELGRLLISTEGIRHGSGLVGSAILGYDPRKFYQGPGPLEAASLGVSVTEHDVVYRCTMVTLRPEGGKGVEIKKLGPHVIMDDATAGLIETEEARELIEALNEQVGSETIQFYPGAGHRHLMVWVNGKPRAICNDPQTILGQSLADALPTGDGADILRKLMDTAHFILRDHPVNEERMAAGKKPANCVWLWGEGRAVMWPSLVEKHGISGTVVATSDVYRGVGICAGLDAVDPDRLPVDDLRNMATVALEEFVKKDFVYVHAELTDEITHGTDMKAKVRGIEDFDRNLVAPLVEGLASQGPYRFLVLCDQAAAAEDQAFYAFGEGGGKGSEAVGRRFTEADAFAANMPARDATKFINKFFVKH; from the coding sequence ATGAAGTATGTGATCGTGCACGCCGGGGGGATGGCGGACCGTCCGTACTCGGAACTGGGTGGGAGGACACCGCTGCAAGCGGCCGCGACGCCCTATCTCGATCAACTCGCGCAGAGCGGAGAACTCGGTCGGCTCCTGATATCTACCGAGGGGATTCGACATGGAAGCGGCTTGGTCGGTTCGGCGATTCTCGGGTACGATCCACGAAAGTTTTATCAAGGGCCGGGGCCGCTCGAAGCAGCGAGTTTAGGCGTGTCCGTGACAGAACACGATGTGGTGTATCGCTGTACGATGGTCACCTTGCGGCCGGAGGGTGGGAAAGGCGTCGAAATCAAGAAATTAGGGCCGCACGTGATTATGGACGATGCCACGGCCGGGTTGATCGAGACCGAGGAGGCTCGCGAATTGATCGAGGCTCTCAACGAGCAAGTCGGTTCTGAAACCATTCAGTTCTATCCGGGCGCGGGGCATCGTCATCTGATGGTATGGGTCAATGGAAAGCCGCGAGCCATCTGCAATGATCCGCAGACCATACTTGGTCAATCTCTCGCCGATGCGTTGCCCACGGGAGACGGCGCAGACATTCTGCGGAAGCTCATGGACACCGCGCATTTTATCTTGCGGGATCATCCCGTGAATGAGGAACGGATGGCAGCAGGGAAGAAACCGGCCAACTGTGTCTGGTTGTGGGGTGAAGGACGAGCCGTCATGTGGCCGAGTTTGGTCGAAAAGCATGGCATTTCAGGGACGGTTGTGGCGACGAGTGATGTCTATCGCGGTGTAGGGATTTGCGCCGGTCTCGACGCGGTGGATCCCGATAGGCTGCCCGTCGATGATCTCCGCAACATGGCGACGGTGGCCCTGGAGGAGTTCGTCAAGAAGGATTTCGTCTATGTTCATGCCGAGTTAACGGATGAGATCACACATGGTACGGATATGAAGGCCAAAGTTCGCGGGATCGAAGACTTCGATCGCAACCTTGTCGCTCCGTTAGTGGAAGGGTTGGCCAGTCAAGGCCCCTATCGGTTCCTCGTGCTGTGCGATCAGGCTGCAGCAGCCGAAGATCAGGCGTTTTATGCGTTTGGTGAGGGAGGTGGAAAAGGTTCGGAGGCCGTCGGCCGCCGCTTCACAGAAGCCGATGCGTTTGCCGCAAACATGCCTGCTCGCGACGCCACCAAGTTTATAAACAAGTTCTTCGTAAAGCACTGA
- a CDS encoding threonine synthase, translating to MNRWRGVIEEYRKFLPVTEKTPVISLGEGNTPLIRATRLAKAIAPGVELYLKFEGVNPTGSFKDRGMTLAISKAAEGGARAVICASTGNTSASAAAYGARAGLSVYVLIPAGKIAMGKLSQAMMHQATVIQIEGNFDQALALVKDFSASLHIELVNSVNPFRIEGQKTAAFEVCDQLGDAPAVHVLPVGNAGNITAYWQGYKEYRAANQTMRVPRMMGFQAAGAAPIVLGRVVEQPQTVATAIRIGNPASWSSALRAVEESAGAIDMVTDEEILQAYTTVAATEGVFCEPASAASVAGVAKLHRAKVLREGETVVCTLTGHGLKDADTAIGVSRQPQTVKATRDDVARLLKV from the coding sequence ATGAATCGTTGGCGCGGAGTCATTGAAGAGTATCGCAAGTTCCTCCCCGTGACCGAAAAAACCCCTGTGATCAGTCTCGGAGAGGGCAACACGCCTCTGATTCGTGCCACGAGATTGGCCAAGGCAATCGCACCGGGAGTCGAACTCTACCTAAAGTTTGAGGGCGTCAACCCAACCGGGTCGTTCAAAGACCGCGGGATGACCTTGGCCATCTCGAAGGCAGCGGAAGGCGGCGCTCGGGCCGTCATATGCGCGTCAACCGGTAACACGTCCGCCTCGGCCGCGGCGTACGGGGCTCGAGCCGGGTTATCCGTGTACGTATTGATTCCTGCCGGAAAGATCGCCATGGGCAAGCTGTCCCAGGCGATGATGCATCAGGCGACGGTCATTCAGATCGAGGGCAACTTTGATCAAGCCCTGGCCCTCGTCAAGGATTTTTCGGCCTCGCTGCATATCGAATTGGTGAACTCGGTGAATCCGTTCAGAATCGAGGGTCAGAAGACTGCCGCCTTTGAGGTCTGTGATCAACTCGGCGATGCGCCGGCCGTTCATGTGCTCCCGGTCGGGAACGCCGGGAATATCACGGCCTATTGGCAGGGGTACAAAGAATATCGCGCGGCGAACCAGACCATGAGAGTGCCCCGCATGATGGGATTTCAAGCTGCTGGGGCTGCTCCGATTGTGTTGGGCAGAGTCGTCGAACAACCGCAAACTGTCGCGACCGCGATACGAATCGGTAACCCCGCCAGCTGGTCTTCGGCGTTGAGGGCCGTGGAGGAATCAGCCGGCGCGATCGATATGGTGACGGATGAAGAGATTCTCCAAGCCTACACAACAGTGGCGGCCACCGAAGGGGTCTTTTGTGAACCGGCCTCAGCCGCGTCCGTCGCCGGCGTGGCGAAGCTGCATCGAGCCAAGGTTCTGCGAGAAGGAGAGACGGTCGTATGTACGCTTACAGGGCATGGTCTGAAGGATGCCGACACGGCAATCGGGGTGTCGAGGCAACCACAAACTGTCAAGGCGACGCGCGACGACGTTGCCCGTCTGTTGAAGGTCTGA